The Streptomyces sp. NBC_00597 DNA segment GACGGCCGCGTTGATCGCGTTCTGGTAGCTGGCGGTGCAGGCGCCGGAGCCGCCGAGGCTCATGTTGATGACCTTGGCGGGGGTGGCGTTCGCCGGGATGCCCGAGACGGTGCCGCCGGAGGCCCAGGTGATGGCGTCGACGATGTCGGACGTGGTGCCACCGCACTTGCCCAGCACGCGAACGGGCTGGATCTTCGCGTTGTACGCGATGCCCGCGACGCCCTTGGCGTTGTTGGTGGCGGCGGCGATGGTGCCCGCGACGTGGGTGCCGTGCCAGGAGGAGCCGCTGGCCGTGGAGCCGGTGCCGCACTCGCCGGCCGCGCTCCAGTCGCCCTCGTCGGCCGGGTTGTTGTCACGGCCGTTGCCGTCACGGGCGGCGGTCGAGTCGGAGATGAAGTCGTAGCCGGCGACGATGTTCGGGGCCACGTCGGAGTGGGCCACGTAGCCGGTGTCGATCACCGCGACGGTGACGCCGGAACCGGTGGTCTTGTCCCAGGCCGCCGGAACGTTCATGCCGCCGGTGGGCTCGAAGAGGTCCCACTGCTTGGTGTACTCGGTGTCGTTCGGGGCGGCCATCGCGTAGGCGCGGGCGTCCGCCTCGACGTACGCGACGTCCGGGTCGGCACGGAACTGGGCCATCACGTTCGCCGCGTCGGCCGGGGCGGTCGCACCACCCAGGTTGACGAGAGCGGCACCGGTGCCCAGGCGACGGTCGAACTTCGCCTTCTTGCCGGCCTTCTTGCCCTTGGCGGCGGCGTCGTCCGCGGCCGCCTTGTTGGAACTGGCCTCGGTGGCGGTGGACTTGTAGCCGACGATCAGGTTCTGCACCGGCGCGGCGGCGGGGGCCGCGGGCGCACCGGCGGCCGGGAGGGTCGCGGCGGACGGGGCCGGCGCGGGCTCCGCGCCGGCCAGGGCCACGGAAGCCGTGGCGGAGCCGGCGAGCAGGGTGACGGACATCGCCGCCACGGATATGAGCCTGCGTCTCGTTGCGTGCACGGTGTTCCCTTTCGCGGGCCGTTTCCGGGCAAGCCGGAGCGGGCGGATGGAGCTGTGTGGGAGGTGAACCGGCGACTACGGGGCCGGGGACGGGTTGGTCACGCCCGTCCCGGCCACCGCTGCTCGCCGCGTCGTCCCGGCCGCTTCGGCGGGGCCGGGGCAACGGCGGTGCGGGCGATCCACCCGACCGCACGGCTTCACACCATGTGGGGTTGGTGCGGGGTCCGTTCGGAGCGGGAGAGATCGCCGGTGGGCAGACAGTAGGCAACGCGGGGATGAACCCGATACGGGGAAAACCCTTGTCCGCACCCCTGCCGCCCCCCTACGCCTCCCCCGGACCCTACCCCCCGCCCCCACCTGCACCGCCCCCAGGGGTGCCCTGTCGCGAGCACCCGCACACCCCGCCTTTCGCACCTCCCGCCAAACCCCCAGAACCCGGGCATCCGGCCACCCCGACAGCACGGCACGGCACGGCCCGTCCCGGGCTACGGGTCGGGCCGTGCAGGAGAGCACTTGCTCAACGTGTGGAGCTTCGAAGCATCAACGGGACGTGCACACGGCCCCGACCGACTGGCCGGGCAGGTAGGCAGCGCGCTCCTCCGGCGTGAGGTCCCGGTGGACGGACCGGCAGATCTTTCGGATCGCCTCCGCGGGCTGGGGAAGGACGTCCCACAACCGCACCGTGTCGTCGGCGCTGCCGGCGCGCTCGATCTCCGCCAACAGATCCTGCCGCGGGCGGGCGACGACCGGCAGCCACCGGTCGCTACCGGGCAGTTCACCCGCGGCCAGCGCGGGCAGAACACCCGCTTCCACCAGGGACGACTTGCCCGAACCGGACGGCCCCAGCAGCAGGGTCAGCCTCTGTTGCCGGGCCAGGTTCGCCAGCACCTGCCGAACGGCGTCCTTCCGGCCCACGAACCAGCGGGCCTCCTCCGCGGTGAACGGCTCCAGTCCCCGGTAGGGGCACACCTCCTGCTCGGCCAGGTCGGGCCATAGCTCCCGCAGTACCCCCACCGGGGTGACGTAGGCGTTGTCCATGCGGATCAGCCCACGCTCTCGTCCGGGCCCGCGCGGCCGCCGCCGGACGCCTTCCGCGCCACGATCACCTTCAGGTGGCAGGCGGCGCCGCTCCTGGTGATCACGGCCCCTGCCTCGACCGCGAGGTCGACGCCGAACTCGATGACGACCTCGTCGGGGCACGCCCTGGGCAATGGGTCGAGGGTGGCTCGCGCCGCCTCCGTGACCGGGCCAGGGCTTCTTACAGGCCCCACGGCAGCTCGCGAATGGCGGCGCCGACGCGGCCGGCCTTCACCGGACCGTCGATGCCGGCCGGGGCCTCGATCAGGAGAGCGCCCCCGGCGTCGAGCGGGATCCGAGCCAGAGGTGCCACAACTCCTCCTCCGTGCACGCCGTCCGCCCGAGACCGCACACCGACGGGAGCGGGGGCGTCGGAGTGGCGGCAGATGCGATCGACGCTCGCGTGCAGGACCGCTGCCGGGTCCTGACCATCGTCATCACCCCTCGCATGCGCCGCACCCCGGGCTACGCCGTCCGGGCGCCGGACCCCGCTAGGGGCGGGGCTCGGGGGCGCCGTGGTGGGTGCGGAAGTAGGTCCAGCTCGTCTCGTTCGGTCCGGTCCACTTCTCCGGGGCGTGGGCGTACTCGGGGTGGCGGGCCGCGACGTACGTACGGGTGCGTTCCGGGACTTCGGCGTGGGAGCCCAGCTTGCGGCCCCGGCAGTGGAAGGTGAGCCCGCCCGGGCGCTGCCCCTGCTCCATCCACGGGAGCCACGGCGACATCCGCATCCAGGACATGGTGCACGGGACGCTGGGCTCGTCGGTGGTGAGCACCGTGCCCGGCGCGAAGAACTGGAAGAGCTCCAGGGCCCTGTACGTGTCGTCGGCGGAGTTCAGCGGGTACTGGGCGACCGGCAGCGGCGAGGGGTAGGCGAGCGGGACCTCCAGGCTGAAGCAGACCTGGTCGCCGAGTTCGGTCACGGGTACCGGGAACGGCCGCAGTCGCAGGTTGGCCGGATCGTTCCAGACGTGGACCACCGGCTTGCCCTCCCAGGTGTCCAGGATCTCCCGGGTCCGCGGGTCCAGGTAGAACGCGGCCTCCCTGTTGAGCAGCTGGAAGCCGCCGCCTTCCTCGTCCCCGACGAGGCGGGCGACGTTGAGGCCTTCGAATCCGAAGAGGTGCCGGTAGGGCTCGTCGGGTGCCCAGGAGTAGATGTCCCCGGTCCACCAGAAGGTCACCTCGGCGCCGTCGAGCGAGGCGCGGGTGCGGGCGAACGCGTGCAGGAGCTCAGCGGGTGTCATGCCGGGTACTGTGCGCGGTCCCGCGCCGGCCCGGCAAGCCGCCGGGCAGCGGCCTGGCCGACATGTGGATGCCAGGTTGACGCTGCGGCGCGCACCGGCGACCGTGACCCGCATGCGCAACGAACGTCGACTGCTCACCCTGCTCGTCTGCCTGGTGCTCGGCATCGGGCTGACGGCCGCCGCGCTGGGCGCCACCCGGCTGGCGAGCCCCGACGGGAAGCCGCATTCCGGGATGAACACCCGTGACTACGTGGACATACGGGATGTACCGCCCGGACCCGGCGAGCCGTCGGCCGGGCCCGACGCCTCGACGGGCCGCGTGACGGTGGACTGCGGGCGCAACGAGGAGCACCACTACAACGAGGACAACCTGGTGGTGTCGCCGGGGCTGCGCGCGGGCGCCCACCACACCCACGCGTACGTCGGGAACCTGTCCACGGACGCGATGTCGACCGATGCCTCGCTGGCCGCCGCCGCGACCAGCTGCCGCGGCGGGGACCGGTCCACGTACTACTGGCCGGTCCTGCGCCGACCGGACCGGGCGGGCGGCCACCCGCAGGAGAGCTCCGCGGGGCACGGCAACGCGGGCGAGATCCTGCCCGAGGCCGCGGTGTCCGTGGAGTTCCGCGGCAGTCCCGTGGGCAAGGTCGTGCCGATGCCGCGTTTCCTGCGTGCGATGACCGGCGACGCGGTGGCCTACACCGCGGCGAGCGACGGCGACGTCCGCGCCCGCTGGGGCTGTTCCGGCTCCCCCGACCGGTTCACCACCCGCTACCCGCGCTGCCCCGCCGGCGAGCGCCTCACCCGTACGCTCGTCTTCCCCAGTTGCTGGAACGGACTGGACACCGAGAGCCCCGGCCACCGCTCGCACCTCGTCTTCCCCGCGTCCAACGGCGTCTGCCCGCAGGGCACCTTCGCCGTGCCCCAGCTGCGCATCTCCCTCGCGTACGAGGTGTCGCCGGGGGTGCTGGTCGCCGTGGACTCCTTCCCCGAGCAGCGGCACAGCCCGAAGACGGACCACGCGATGTTCGTGGACGCCATGACGGACGCACAGATGGCCTCGGTCGTCGCCTGTCTGAACGACGGGCGCACCTGCCGCACCTGAGCACCGCGACACCGCAGTGACGCAGGTCACATGAACCGCGCGCTCCGCAGGAGCGTGTTCTGTCCGCACCAGATGGGCGAGGAAGACGGAGAGGTGAGATGGCCGGACCACTGTGGCCCCGCACGCGGCGGGGCTCGACCGATGAGGCACTGATCAGGTCGGTGTACGAGGAGCACGGCCACGCCCTGCTCGCCTACGCCACCCGACTGACCGGAGACCGGGCCACCGCCGAAGACGTCGTTCAGGAAACCCTCATCCGGGCCTGGCGGCATTCCGAGGTCCTGGTCAACGGGAAGGGCTCGGTGCGCGGCTGGCTGCTGACGGTGGCCCGCAACATCATCACCGACCGCTACCGGGCCAAGGCGGCGCGCCCCGCGGAGGTTTCGGGGGCGGCCGCCGCTCCGCCGGTCGAGCTGGACCACGCCGATTCCATCGTGGACACGATGACCGTGCTGGGGGCCCTGGACCAGCTGTCCCCCGAACACCGGGACGTGTTGAAGGAGCTGTACTACCGCCAGCTGAGCGTGGCCGAGGCGGCCGACAGCCTCGGCATTCCGGCGGGCACGGTCAAATCCCGCGCGCACTACGCGCTCAAGGCGTTGCGCGAGGTGTTCCGACAAGGAAGTACCAAGGAGGGCAATCGAATGGGCAGGCCGCCCCAGCGGCCCGCCGGACTGCGTGAGGTGGTGGCATGAACCGGCAGCGGCACGAGGAGGAACTGCTCGGCCCGTACGTTCTCGGCGTCCTGGAGGCGGAGGACGTCCGCCGGGTCGAGGAACACATGAGCGGCTGCGTGCAGTGCCGTGAGGAGGTGGCCGCGTTGCGCGAGATGGAAGCGGCGTTGGGAGAGGTGCCTGTGGAGGCCTTCTTCGACGGGCCGCCGCAGGGCGGTGACCTGCTGCTCCAGCGCACGCTGCGGCAGGTGCGGGGCGAGGCGGCCGGGGAGCGACGCCGGCGCTGGGGCGTCGCGGGACTGGCCGCGGCGGCCTCGCTGGCCGCCGTGTTCTGGGCCGGGGCGCAGCTGGGCTCCGCGGACGGCGGGGTGGTGGCACAGCCTCCGCAGCCCACGCCCACGGTCACGGCGGCGCCGTCACCCCCGGTGGCCGGCACGAAGGTGGCCGCGGCGACCGATGCGACTACCGGTGCGCGGATGACCGTTCAGGTCACGCCCGCCGCCAAGTGGGTCCGGGTGCACGCGGCCGTGGCGGGGATTCCGCCGGGCGAGCGCTGCATGCTGGTCGTGGTCGGGCGGGACGGCAAGCGCACGCCGGCCGGCAGCTGGGTCGTCGGCAGCCAGAACGGCGAGGGCAAGGGCGCTTCGCTGGACGGGTCGGCGGCGGTGGACCCCGCCAACGTGAAGGAGGTCCTGGTCGAGAACGACTCGGGCAAGCGGTTCGTGTCCGTGCCCATGCCGGTGTAGCCGGCGGGGCGCTTCGAGGAGCCCGGGCGGCCGTGGGTCGGCTGCCCGGGCTCTCGCCCGTAAGCGGGTCGCCGGGAAACCGGTTTCCGCCCCGTCGGCCCCGGTGGGCACACTGTCCGCATGCCGCACCCTGCCGAACGCCTGCTCGCCGACCTCGATCCGCTCCCGTACACCGACCGGCTGCGGCTGCTCACGGCCACCGCCCGCGATCTCGCCCGCACCGGCGAACTGTCCGGCGTACTGGACGGGCTGGCCGGACTCGGCCGCTACGAGCAGCGGCTGGCCGCACTCGCGGCGCTCGCGGCACAACAGACGGAGTACCTGGCGCAGCGGCTGGCCGACCCGGACCCGTTGGTGCGCTCCCACGCCCTGCGGGCCGTACACACCCTGCCCGTGCCGGACGGGGCGATCGAGGCGGCGTACGACGACGCCTCCGCCGAAATCCGCGGGGACCTGGCCCTCGCCGTGCTGCGGGGTGAGCGCCGGGAGCTCGCGGAACGTCTGACTCCCGTCCTGCGGGCCCAGTGGGGCGACGGCGAGGCCGCCGCCCTCCTCCCGGCCTGCGGAGCGGAGTTCGCTTCCCGGCTGCTGCCGCAGCTGGCGCACGCCGTCACCCGGTGGGCGCGGCTGGGCCGCAGTCATCCCGGCCCGGTGCTGGACCAGGCGGCGAGCGAACTCGCGGAACTGCCGGAGGGCCTGCGCGAAAGCTGGTGGCACCGCCGGGCTCCGGGCGTGGCCGCGGCCCTGCCCGCCGCGCCGGAGCGCGTGCTCGCGCTGCTGGAGCAGTACGGTCCGGTGCGGCTGCCCCGGCCCCTGGAGGACCGGGCCCGGCACCTGGTCGCGGTGGACGCCGAGCGGTTCGTACGCTGGCTGACCGCGCCCGCACGCGGGACCGGGCACTACGAACACCTCCTTCCGCAGCCCCTGCTGCGGCGGCTCGTCCTGGCCGATCCCCCGTCCCTGCCCGCCCTCGGCCGCCGCTGGGCGGGCCGGCCCGCGCACCTGGCCGCGCTGGTGAAGGCGCTGCCCGCGGACCGGCGCGAGGCGTTCCACGACGCGGCCACCGAGCACGCGCCCGCTCCCGACGGGCTGATCCCCGACGCGGTCCTGGCCGTGCTCCCCCGCGAGCGCCGCCAGCGCGAGGCGCGGTGCCGCGCGGAGCGTGCCCGCCGCGACGCGTGGCCGGTGGAGCGGCTGCTCGAAGCGGCCTCGCACCTTCCGGTCGAGGAGGCCCGGCCGGAACTCCTTGCCGCGACGCGGAGCTCCGACGCCGACACCCGCCGGGTGGCCTGGGTCCGGCTCGTCGAGAACGCGGTCCACGCGCACGACGCCGAAGCCCTGGCCGACGTGCTCGGACCGATGGCGGGCCGGCTGCGCAACGACCGCGACCCCGTGCGCGCCGGCGTCCTCGCGGCGCTGGCCGGGGTGCCGGTGCCGCTGCTGGCCCCCGAGGCGTCCGTCGCCCACCTGGACCGGATCGCCGTGGACGCCCTGGAAGCCCGGGACTGCTCCGCCGAGACGCGCCGGGCCCTGGACCGCCTGGTGTTCAACGTGCTGGAGGGCCAGGCCGCCGGCCCCGCACCACTCGGCTGGGCGCTGCGCACCCTCCGCGAAGTCACCGTCCGCACCGGGCGCCTCGTACTCGGCGCGCCGGGCCGCGATCTGCCGCGCGGCCGGGAGCAGCGGATCTTCGAAGCCGTGCGGCCCTGGCTCGACGTCCGCGCGGGCGAGGGCGACCACCAGCCGCTGCTCGCTCTCGCGGGCTACCTCGGGGACCGGTGCCGCCGCATGCCGGAGCTCCAGCGGATGCTCGGCGAGGCCCGCGGGCGGTGCACCGACGGGGTGTTCCCCCAGCTCGTCCGGGTGTGGCTCGCGGACCCGGCGACGCGCCGCGAGCGGGTGGCCGAGCTGCTGGAGCAGGAACCCTCGGCGGTCGCGCTGGCGCCGGTACTGGAGGTCCTCTCCGCGCACCGCACCGATCTGCTGGACCGCGTACTCGCCGCGCGCCCGCCGTACGGCCGGTTCTTGCAGGAGGGCACCGCCCGGCCCCTCCCCCGGTTCGAGCGTGCGGACCGGTGGGTGCCGCGCCAGCAGGAGGAGGCCGCCTGGCTGGCCGAGGTCGCCGTCGGCGACGAGTCCAGGGCGGTCTACGACCGGGCCATCGTCCTGCGGGACGCCGCGCGGATACCCGACCACGGGCCGGAGCTCGTACGACGGTACGCGCGCTCGGCGGACACGCTGCTCGCGCAGACCGCGCTCGCCGCCTCGGCCCGGACGGCGGAACCGGCCGCCTTCCTGCCCGAACTGCTCGCGCACGCGGGCGACGACCACGCCCACGTCGCGGTGTACGCCGCCGGGCGGGCCGCGGCGGGCACCGCGCCGGCCCGGCTCGCGGAGCTGCTGGACGGGCTGTTGGGCGGCTCGTCGGGCGTCAAGGTGACCAGCCGCAAGGAGGCGGCCCGGCTGACCGTACGGTTCCTGCCGCCCCACCGGGCCGCGGCGCTACTGGGGCGGCTCGCCGGCGACGCGGACTGCCACCCCGACGTAGTGACCGCGGCCGTGAGCCTCGCGATCGGGCTGCTGGAGACCGGGGAGGCCTGGAACCTGCTGGAGACGGCGGCGGCGAGCGGCACCGAGGAGGCCGGGACGGTGATCGCGCAGGTCCCGGCGCTGCGGGTGGCGGACCACCACCGGCCCCGCTACGCCCGCCTGGTGGCGCTCCTCGCCTCCTCCTCCCACCGGTCCGTGGCCGGACGGGCGGTCGCCGCGCTGCCCGGCTGGGTGGCGTACGCGCCCGAGGCGGCGGACCCCGTACGGCTGGCGGTCTGCGACCTGACGCCGCACCCCGGCTGGAAGGCAGCGGCGGCGGCGCTGGAGGGGATCGCGGGTTCGGGACTGCCGCACCCGGTGGGCGGCGGCGAGCCCGGAAGCCAGTTCCACCGCGCCGTGGACGAACTGCTGGCCGTCGTACGGTCCGGTGGTGACCCGGAGGCCGAGGCGGAGCGGGATCTGCCGGCCCTGCAGCGGTTGCGGTTCCTGAGCCAGGGCCTCGCCGAGGAACACCGCGGGCGGCGTGCGGCCCTGGTGCGCCAGCTCGCCGGCGAACCCGCCCTGGCCACGGCCCGCGTGGCGCTGCTGCGGCGCTCGGTCGACCTGCGCGCGGAGCTCCCGGCGCTGCGGGCGGCCCTGGACGACCTGGTCGCGGCCCACGAGGGCCGGCCCGGGCTGGCCGTGTCGACGGCGAACGCGCTGCGCGACGGGAACCTGCACGGCGACCGGGTCGGGGACCCGGAGGTGGTCCTGGCGGCCGTAGGCGCTCTCGCACGGGACGGGGCGCGGGTACCGGGAATGTTCGCGGTCGCCCTCACCGCTACCCTGGGCCGACGCCTCGGCTGGCCGCCGGAGTGGCGCGCGCTGCTGCGGGGGCTGAGGCGGCACGCGGAACCGGAGGTGCGGGACGCGGCACTCGTGGCGGTCACGCACCACGAGTGACGTGCGCCCGGCGGTTGCGCGGTCTCCATCCCCATCCGGACCGATCATCACATTGCGGTCCATGACATCCTGTGACGTCACAACTCGCCGGACGGGATCGGCGGACGTCCGGGGAATATGGGGAAGGTCGATGAGGCTCAGCTTCCTGGTGGAGGAGCACTACCGCCACGACGGCATGCCGAACGAGGTGATCCGGCAACTCAATGCATGGGGACACCGGGTGGACGTCGTGCGGCCGGGTGGTTCGCTGCTGCGCATGAGCGAGGTCATGGGCTCGGGCACGCACGACGCCTGGGTGCTCAAAACCGTGTCGGGCGGGCCCGGGCTGACCCTGCTCGAAGCCGCGGCCGCGGCCGGGATGACCACCGTCAACGACGCCCGGTCGATCCGCGGCGTACGGGACAAGGCGCTGGCCGCGGCCATCGGGCGGACCCGGGGGCTCCCGATGCCGCCGACGTACGCCGCGGCGCAGCCGGAACTGCTGCGGGAGGTACCGGCGGCGGAGTACCCGCTCGTCGTCAAGCCCGCGGACGGCAGCTCCGGGCGGGCCGTGCACCTGGTGTCCTCGCCCGCCGAGCTCGAAGCCTTGCTCCCGCGGCTGGCGGGCGAGCACATGCTCATCGCGCAGCCCTACGTGGCCAACTCGGGCACCGACATCAAGGTGTACGGGGTCGGCGGGGAGCTGTTCGCCACCGAGCGCTGCTCTCCCCTGCACCCCGATCCGGCGGTGCGGGAACGGCGCGTGCCGCTGTCGGCCGAGGTGGCGGCGATCGCCGCGCAGGTGGGCGCGGTGTACGGGCTCGACCTGTACGGGGTGGACGTGCTGCTGGGTCCGGACGGGCCCGTGGTGGTGGACGTGAACGACTTCCCGAGCTTCCGTCAGGTCCCCGACGCTGCGGCCCGGGTGGCACGGGCCGTGCTGGGGCTGGCGCGGGCGGGCAGCCCGACGGCACAGCCGGCGGCC contains these protein-coding regions:
- a CDS encoding S8 family serine peptidase, with protein sequence MSVTLLAGSATASVALAGAEPAPAPSAATLPAAGAPAAPAAAPVQNLIVGYKSTATEASSNKAAADDAAAKGKKAGKKAKFDRRLGTGAALVNLGGATAPADAANVMAQFRADPDVAYVEADARAYAMAAPNDTEYTKQWDLFEPTGGMNVPAAWDKTTGSGVTVAVIDTGYVAHSDVAPNIVAGYDFISDSTAARDGNGRDNNPADEGDWSAAGECGTGSTASGSSWHGTHVAGTIAAATNNAKGVAGIAYNAKIQPVRVLGKCGGTTSDIVDAITWASGGTVSGIPANATPAKVINMSLGGSGACTASYQNAINAAVARGTTVVVAAGNSNADAAGFSPASCNNVVSVAATNRTGDRSFYSNYGAKVDVAAPGGETRRATDTPGTVTTPENGILSTLNSGATTPGSEIYKPYQGTSMAAPHIAGLAALVVAAKPSLTPAQVEAAIKANARPLPGTCTGGCGSGIADAAATITAVTSAPVPGFENTTNVNILDNTTVESPITVSGVAGNAPAALKVNVDIKHTYIGDLKVDLVAPDGSVYTLHNRAGGGTDNINQQYTVNASSEVANGTWKLRVNDNAGGDTGYIDAWSLGF
- a CDS encoding CU044_2847 family protein, whose translation is MPRACPDEVVIEFGVDLAVEAGAVITRSGAACHLKVIVARKASGGGRAGPDESVG
- a CDS encoding DUF1838 family protein; translated protein: MTPAELLHAFARTRASLDGAEVTFWWTGDIYSWAPDEPYRHLFGFEGLNVARLVGDEEGGGFQLLNREAAFYLDPRTREILDTWEGKPVVHVWNDPANLRLRPFPVPVTELGDQVCFSLEVPLAYPSPLPVAQYPLNSADDTYRALELFQFFAPGTVLTTDEPSVPCTMSWMRMSPWLPWMEQGQRPGGLTFHCRGRKLGSHAEVPERTRTYVAARHPEYAHAPEKWTGPNETSWTYFRTHHGAPEPRP
- a CDS encoding DUF1996 domain-containing protein, which gives rise to MRNERRLLTLLVCLVLGIGLTAAALGATRLASPDGKPHSGMNTRDYVDIRDVPPGPGEPSAGPDASTGRVTVDCGRNEEHHYNEDNLVVSPGLRAGAHHTHAYVGNLSTDAMSTDASLAAAATSCRGGDRSTYYWPVLRRPDRAGGHPQESSAGHGNAGEILPEAAVSVEFRGSPVGKVVPMPRFLRAMTGDAVAYTAASDGDVRARWGCSGSPDRFTTRYPRCPAGERLTRTLVFPSCWNGLDTESPGHRSHLVFPASNGVCPQGTFAVPQLRISLAYEVSPGVLVAVDSFPEQRHSPKTDHAMFVDAMTDAQMASVVACLNDGRTCRT
- a CDS encoding sigma-70 family RNA polymerase sigma factor; translation: MAGPLWPRTRRGSTDEALIRSVYEEHGHALLAYATRLTGDRATAEDVVQETLIRAWRHSEVLVNGKGSVRGWLLTVARNIITDRYRAKAARPAEVSGAAAAPPVELDHADSIVDTMTVLGALDQLSPEHRDVLKELYYRQLSVAEAADSLGIPAGTVKSRAHYALKALREVFRQGSTKEGNRMGRPPQRPAGLREVVA
- a CDS encoding zf-HC2 domain-containing protein, with amino-acid sequence MNRQRHEEELLGPYVLGVLEAEDVRRVEEHMSGCVQCREEVAALREMEAALGEVPVEAFFDGPPQGGDLLLQRTLRQVRGEAAGERRRRWGVAGLAAAASLAAVFWAGAQLGSADGGVVAQPPQPTPTVTAAPSPPVAGTKVAAATDATTGARMTVQVTPAAKWVRVHAAVAGIPPGERCMLVVVGRDGKRTPAGSWVVGSQNGEGKGASLDGSAAVDPANVKEVLVENDSGKRFVSVPMPV
- a CDS encoding RimK family alpha-L-glutamate ligase yields the protein MRLSFLVEEHYRHDGMPNEVIRQLNAWGHRVDVVRPGGSLLRMSEVMGSGTHDAWVLKTVSGGPGLTLLEAAAAAGMTTVNDARSIRGVRDKALAAAIGRTRGLPMPPTYAAAQPELLREVPAAEYPLVVKPADGSSGRAVHLVSSPAELEALLPRLAGEHMLIAQPYVANSGTDIKVYGVGGELFATERCSPLHPDPAVRERRVPLSAEVAAIAAQVGAVYGLDLYGVDVLLGPDGPVVVDVNDFPSFRQVPDAAARVARAVLGLARAGSPTAQPAAGGRPRTHGLPLPIPAQGSPLQASSAPGTPVQAGPVQAGPVQSPARAGEAAL